GCCGGTTATTAGATCGTCCTTGTACTGTTCTTGATCAAACCGCTGGTGGTCGTTCTGGCCTTTCTCCATGGACCTCGTCCCCCAATATAATGCTAACACTTAGCATACCATATTTCTGGTGGGCGCTGGGGTTCTGGCCGACTAGCTATGTTTCTAAGAAGTAGTTCTTGGTGGTAGAAAGAAAGAGAACAGATCGCATAGAGTACTTTGAAAATAGCCCGACTGCCGTCTCATTTGCGGCTATGAGGGTGCAGAACAGACCCATCTGAGTGAACCAGCGGCCGAGTATGCCGATGATGGACTGGGAGGTTTTCTGGATCTCCACGCAATAATAGAATGTCTTGATGAGAGGACAGTTATGGGTGATCTGAGTGACTTCTTCCAGCCCATTCCCTCGGGAACTCGGTGGTAGCCATGCCGGTTTCTTCGAGTCAGTAGTTCTGGTTTCGACCGCTGTTGCGGTACGTGGGATGGGCCACCATGTCGGCTGGCCTTCTGTATGGAACACAGCCACGCGTACCGCTGGAGCAGGACGATCTGATGCTCAATAAGGGGTTTATCCGGTTCCGAAACCGGAAGGGAAGTACAACTACTGTTTTTCCGATTGATGAAGAGACGCGGGAGGCGCTTGAGCGATATATGTTCGTCCGGAATGACGGAGAAAACGACTCGGTATTTACGAGTATTCGGGGTGGACAACTTAGCCGAGAGTTGGTCCGACGTAGCGTTCGAGATGCAGCCGTGGATGCGGGTGTGATGTCCGAGGATGAAAACCGGTTTGAAAAGAAGTTCACGCCTCACACGTATCGGACCGTGTTTACGACTGAGATGCGGAATGCAGGGATGCCAGATCACATCCTACGGTATCTTCGGGGAGACAGCGACAGTGAGGCGATGGACGTCTATACGCGGGTGGATCGCGAAACAGCACGAAGAGCGTATCTCGACTGCATCAAGCCGCTTCATCTATAATATAAATCACCAACCTGTTGCATCATTTAATTAGTGCTATATTTCGGAGGTCAGCACTGTCTAGTTGACTTGCTTGAGAAGTGGGCAGGTCGCGAAGCTAAGTTGAATCAGTGTTCGTAGACTTGCTCAGCGAGAGTGATGTGTCAAATTTAAAGTTTATCGAGGAAATGAGCGGATGATGAGTTCTCGAGAGTTATGTTCTTGTGCATCCCCCTGCAGAACCAGATAGTGACTCTTTGAATACGGATTTTCACTCAACAACGAAATCGTGGCCTGGTTTGATGCATAATATTCACAAACGTATGTTGTTGCACCACCAATACAAACAATCTCTTTTCAAAAGTGTAAAATCCTCTTGGTCTGTATTTCTCATCATGTGGAATTCAGGAGTAGATAGAATGCTTTGACTGGCGTAGCTCCGGGTATGTCAACCGACGATTCTCTAGTTCGGACAGTTTTGATCCTCATCGCCGTGATCCTGTTGCTGCCGCTTTTTGTAATGATCCTGGCGATGCCAGTAATGGGTTTGTGGGGCTGGGGTCACATGTGGGATAGCGGTATGTGGAACGGAACCGGGGCGGCATGGATGTGGCTTCTCATGTCGATCATTCCAATAGCTATTGTTCTTGTAGTTGGGTACTTATTGTACCGTCTGATTCGACATCTTGCTACTCGACAGTCTGACCCAGCGCTCGAGGAATTGCGGACTGCCTATGCTCAAGGTGAAATTTCAGATGAAGAATTTGAAGAGCGTCGGAACCGTCTCGAACGTAAGGAATAGCCTGTCTCAAGTGCGGAATCAGCGTGTTCCTGTTTGAGTCTGGATATCAAACTCAAATAGTATCATCGTGCTTCTTGTTTGCTTTCCTCTGTCATCAACGGCAGATGAAGTTCATGTGTGGCTCGTCGATCGCAGCTACAATAATCGAGACCTCATCATTCTCCAGTATGCTATTCTCGAGGGACACAAGCCTATCGGAAAGAACTTGCTTCACAAGCGCTGAGAACGGTAACTGCTGCCAAAGACATGCCTCCAAATAATCTCGGAACCGTTGATGAGTCAGACCTTCGGGAATAGTACGCTGTCGAAGCCGTGCGAATGGCTGAGGAACACAGTCCCGATGAGTCGGTTTGATTGCCGCGCTTGACGGGTTATGGGACTGCAAAATAAGAAAGAAAAGTCAGCTACAGTTCGAGGTTCCGCAGACGGGCCGAGTTCGTAATTACTGAGAGACTCGACGTGAACATCGCAACAACGGCGATTACCGGATGAAGCAATCCAAAGAAGGCAACCGGAATTGCCACTGTGTTGTAGATAAACGCCCAGAAGAGGTTTTGTTTGATTTTTGAGAAGATCTTCTCCGAGAGGGTAAACGAGTTCACGAGTGCATCGAGCGACCCTCGAACGAGGCTGACGTCGCTGGACTGGATCGCGATATCGGTCCCGGTCCCGATGGCGACGCCGACGTTCGCCTGCTTCAGCGCCGGGGCGTCGTTGATGCCGTCGCCGACCATCGCAACCTCGTACCCTGCGTCCTGTAGCTCGCGGACTTTGTCGATCTTGTCCTCCGGGAGGACGCCGGCCATGACGCGATCGGGATCGATGTTGACCTCGTCGGCGATCGCGCGGGCCGTCCGCTCGTTGTCGCCGGTGATCATCCACGTCTCGAGCCCGCGGTCGTGGAGTTCCCGGATCGCGTCGTATGATTCTTCCTTGATCGTATCGGCCGTACTGACGACGCCGACGACCTCGTCCTCGACCCCGACGAGCACGGTCGTCTTGCCCTCCTCCTCGAGGGCGTTCAGCTCCGCCTCGAAGGCGAGCGGGATGCCGACCTCCTCAAAGAACGTCGTATTCCCGACGTAGACGGTTTGTCCGTCGATCGTCGCCGTAATCCCTTTTCCGGGGACGCTATCGAACTCGTCCGGTTCGGCCAGTTCGACATCCCGTTCCTCAGCGTAGTCGATAACCGCCTGTCCGATGGGGTGTTCGCTTCCCCGCTCGGCGGAGGCTGCGAGCCTCACGACGTCTCGCTCGTCGAATTCGGTCGCCGACTCATCAGCCACGGTGCTCCCTCCATCGCTGCGTGGCTGCCGGCTAGATTCCGTGACGACATCCGTAACGGAGTGGTTGCCCTCCGTGATCGTTCCCGTTTTGTCGAGCACCACGACATCCAGGTCTTTCATCGTCTGGATGGCCTCTCCATCGCGGAAGAGGATGCCGTTCTCCGCGGCTTTCCCGGTCCCGGCCATGAGGGCCGTCGGCGTCGCCAGTCCGAGCGCGCACGGACAGGAGATCACCAGGACCGCGACGGCCGCGAAGATTCCCAGCGTCAGGGGGTCCAGTGCGAGATCGACCCAGGGGAGCGACGCCTCGCCGAGACCTGCGACGACCGCCATTCCGTCGGGAAACAGGACCCACAGCACGAACGAGAGCGAGGCGAGGACCAGGACGGTCGGCACGAAGTAGTTGGTCACTCGATCCGTAAGCGCCTGAATCGGAACCTTCGTCCCCTGCGCTTCCTCGACCAGGTCGACGACCTGCGAGAGGAAGGTGTCGTCGCCGACCTTCTCCGCACGAACCTTGAGTAGCCCCGCCTGATTCACGGTCGCTCCGATCACCTCGTCACCCGCTTCCTTCGTGGCGGGATCGGACTCGCCCGTCACCATCGACTCGTCGACGTTGCTCCGTCCGTCGATGACCGTTCCGTCGACGGGAACCTTCTCGCCGGGGCGAACGATCATCACATCGCCGACTTCGACCTCGTCGATGGGGATCTCCACCTCTTCGCCGTCCCGTTCGACTGCCGCCGTTTCAGCCTGCATCGAGACCAGTCCCTCGATCGCTGCGCTCGCTCGGCCCTTCGCTCGGTGCTCGAGGTAGGTCCCCACCTTGTGCGAGGCCATGATCATCGCACCGACGCCGGCGTAGTTCTCCATCGGCATCGCGAAGACCATGACGCCGGTCGCCCACGCGACGAGGGTCCCGATCGAAATCAGCGAGTCCATGTTGAACGTCCCGTTTCGAATCCCCCTGTACGCGGATTCGTGGGTCGTCCGACCGTAGTAGAAGACGACGATCGTGGCAAAGACCAACATCGCAACGTCGATCTGGAAGCCGGTCAAGACCTCCAGCGGCGTCCACATGAAGACCATCAGGAGAACGATCGGCGACGTGACGATCCACGCTCGGATCGCTCTCCGGCGCATGTCCCGCAGCTCCGCCTCGTCTTCCATCTCCTGTTCGTCCTCGAGCAGCTCGTCGCGGACTCCGTAGCCGGCAGCGTCGACGGCGGCAACGAGCGCGTCGACATCGACGTCCGGATCGTGGTGGACGTTCGCTCGTTCGGTTGCGAAGTTTACGGACGCGTCAGCAACCCCCTCGACATCTTGCAGGCTCTCTTCGATGGTCGAGGCGCACGTCGTACACGACATCCCCGAAAGGGAGAGATCGGTACGTTCGAGATTCGATTGGTCGGTTTGCATGGGCTGTCCACCTCGTGCTAAACTACGAGATCCATTTTTAAGCGACTTGTCGTTAACAGTATTCGACTCTCGACGGGGGTCGATCTTCGAATCCAAAGAAAGCGCTCGAGGCCGATTCGCTTCCTACCGTAGTCGTTCGTATCGCCGTCCCTTCCGGGCGGGCGCGAGAGGAGGGGACCACCTCAAAAGCGCCTCGAACGAGAATATCTGAATGCGGTGGGATCGATCGTCTGTGGGGACTCTCGCCGGAACTCACTAGTTGTTCGGGCGTAGTTCGCACTCGAAACCCCCACCTCACTAGTTACTCGCGAGCGCCTCTACCGGCCGAAAACAGCTACTTACGATTTCGGAACTGGAACGATATTCACCATTGAAGCGGGACGTATCCGTGGATCCGCTTACAATGCGACGAGTAACACGACGCCGTATCCTGTACGCCACGGGAGCGACGGGCGCAATCGGTCTGACAGGCTTCGCGACCGCCAGCGAAGACGATGAAACCGATCACGGAGAGCACCACGACGACGACCACGATCACGACGAAGAACACGGAGAACACATCAACTTCGACGAAGACTCCGAGTTCAACGAAGCGGACGTGATGTTCATGCAGGGGATGATCCCCCACCACGAACAGGCGATCGAAATGGCCGAGCTCATTCCCGGCCGGTCGGACAGCCGAGAGCTGTGCGAACTCGGTCCGGAGATCATCGATGTCCAGCAAGCGGAGATCGAACAGCTACACGAGTGGCTGAGCGAAGCCGGAGTCGACGATCCCGAAGAGCACGAGATGGATCACGAGGAGATGGACGGCATGCTAACCGAGGAGGACTTCCAGGAGCTCCGCGAATCCGAGGGACGGGAGTTCGACTGCCTGTTCGCGGAACACATGATCGCTCATCACGAGGGCGCGATCATGATGTCCGAACACGTCCTCGAGGAGGGAGCGTCTGAGCGCGTCGCCGATCTCGCTGACGAAATCATCGACGTTCAGCAAGAAGAGATCGAGATGATGGAGTGCTGGAAAGACCGGTGGAACTGCTAAAACGGTAGGTTCCTTCTCGTCTCTTTGAGCGACCACGGACTTCGAAACGCCATTTTCACAGGTCGTCAAGGCGGCTGCCCCGACTCTTGAGACGGGGGTCGTTGACAAATGGAGTAGGAGGCGGGCTACGAAAGAGTCGGATTGAACTCCCCGGAGAGATACGCTTCACCGTTAGGTGTCATCCGGTATTTTCCTCGGTCGACCTTCTCGACCAGATCGGCCTCTTCGAGCTTTCGGAGGCGTCGATTTACCTCTTCTCGGCTGTGATCGATATTGTACGCGATAATTGCAGGTGTGAGGACCAACTCCGAAGAGTGAAACAAGCTGAGAATTGCATCGTCCATCGGGACCATCCACTCCATACTGGCCCGAATTTGAGAGGGTTCCGCTAGGAGAAGTTCCGTCCACTGATCCCTGCGAAGGTCGTTCTGCACGGGGCTGTAGAGTCCAAACAGGACGAGGCACGCGGCAAGCCCGTGTATCCAGTGCACGAGGTTCGGGTACACTACCTCGGATAGCGGGCCACCGATTATGAACAGGAAAAGACCGCTCATAGTGACAATGAAGAAGGGGTCGTATTCGACGGCATACTGCTCCGCATACAGTAGGTAGAGTAACCCGGAACCGGCGACGATTCCCATCAGGAGGATGTATCCGGTGAAAAAGTCTATCTCGATCATAGCTCTTCGTTCCGGCTCACTCTACTCTGGATGGTATTGTTTTGGAGGATTACTACCCAAATCGTGAGAGCCAAAATCGTATAGATCGCCGCTCGAAAGGCCCGCAACCCCGTCGATTCCGTCCCTACCGTAAGTAGAACCGTGTGATAGATCGTTGCTGCAGACATCACGATCACCAGCAGCCCGATGGTCATCCCAAACGGTGACTCTCGGAAGATTCGCCACGATAACAGTGC
This genomic window from Natronococcus occultus SP4 contains:
- a CDS encoding winged helix-turn-helix domain-containing protein; amino-acid sequence: MIEIDFFTGYILLMGIVAGSGLLYLLYAEQYAVEYDPFFIVTMSGLFLFIIGGPLSEVVYPNLVHWIHGLAACLVLFGLYSPVQNDLRRDQWTELLLAEPSQIRASMEWMVPMDDAILSLFHSSELVLTPAIIAYNIDHSREEVNRRLRKLEEADLVEKVDRGKYRMTPNGEAYLSGEFNPTLS
- a CDS encoding DUF305 domain-containing protein; this encodes MRRVTRRRILYATGATGAIGLTGFATASEDDETDHGEHHDDDHDHDEEHGEHINFDEDSEFNEADVMFMQGMIPHHEQAIEMAELIPGRSDSRELCELGPEIIDVQQAEIEQLHEWLSEAGVDDPEEHEMDHEEMDGMLTEEDFQELRESEGREFDCLFAEHMIAHHEGAIMMSEHVLEEGASERVADLADEIIDVQQEEIEMMECWKDRWNC
- a CDS encoding heavy metal translocating P-type ATPase: MQTDQSNLERTDLSLSGMSCTTCASTIEESLQDVEGVADASVNFATERANVHHDPDVDVDALVAAVDAAGYGVRDELLEDEQEMEDEAELRDMRRRAIRAWIVTSPIVLLMVFMWTPLEVLTGFQIDVAMLVFATIVVFYYGRTTHESAYRGIRNGTFNMDSLISIGTLVAWATGVMVFAMPMENYAGVGAMIMASHKVGTYLEHRAKGRASAAIEGLVSMQAETAAVERDGEEVEIPIDEVEVGDVMIVRPGEKVPVDGTVIDGRSNVDESMVTGESDPATKEAGDEVIGATVNQAGLLKVRAEKVGDDTFLSQVVDLVEEAQGTKVPIQALTDRVTNYFVPTVLVLASLSFVLWVLFPDGMAVVAGLGEASLPWVDLALDPLTLGIFAAVAVLVISCPCALGLATPTALMAGTGKAAENGILFRDGEAIQTMKDLDVVVLDKTGTITEGNHSVTDVVTESSRQPRSDGGSTVADESATEFDERDVVRLAASAERGSEHPIGQAVIDYAEERDVELAEPDEFDSVPGKGITATIDGQTVYVGNTTFFEEVGIPLAFEAELNALEEEGKTTVLVGVEDEVVGVVSTADTIKEESYDAIRELHDRGLETWMITGDNERTARAIADEVNIDPDRVMAGVLPEDKIDKVRELQDAGYEVAMVGDGINDAPALKQANVGVAIGTGTDIAIQSSDVSLVRGSLDALVNSFTLSEKIFSKIKQNLFWAFIYNTVAIPVAFFGLLHPVIAVVAMFTSSLSVITNSARLRNLEL
- a CDS encoding SHOCT domain-containing protein, which produces MSTDDSLVRTVLILIAVILLLPLFVMILAMPVMGLWGWGHMWDSGMWNGTGAAWMWLLMSIIPIAIVLVVGYLLYRLIRHLATRQSDPALEELRTAYAQGEISDEEFEERRNRLERKE
- a CDS encoding tyrosine-type recombinase/integrase — protein: MSAGLLYGTQPRVPLEQDDLMLNKGFIRFRNRKGSTTTVFPIDEETREALERYMFVRNDGENDSVFTSIRGGQLSRELVRRSVRDAAVDAGVMSEDENRFEKKFTPHTYRTVFTTEMRNAGMPDHILRYLRGDSDSEAMDVYTRVDRETARRAYLDCIKPLHL